The Tenebrio molitor chromosome 2, icTenMoli1.1, whole genome shotgun sequence DNA segment CAGTCAGAGTACTCAATTCTCCAATGCAGTTCCCCGAAACTATGTAATCCACTACAGATTCTTCGTATTGGGTACAAGAGAGATAGTCAGCGATGGGCAAGCGGCCGTAGTCGTGCAGACTTTCAAGGACGTTCGTATCCGGAGTGTATTTTATCATGAAAAGTCCTTTGGAAAGTTATTATGAGGTTATGAGGTCGTGATTTGGGAAACCTGTGACTACGATGTAGATACCATCGGCGACGTTTCCCAAGCCGAAAACGACATCCCCTGGTTCAAACTTCTTCACGGTCACATTCTCAAAAAGAAAGTCGATCACGACTTCATCGTCAGCCATCCACGCCACCTCTTTGAAAATCACTTTAGGAGGACTCGGTTGTACCGCCGTTATCGAGTTGACCTTCTTGTACAACTCGGTCAGCGAAGCCATCAACTTCTCTTGTTCGTAAGTGTCGACCCAACCTGTGAATCGTTATTTTTCGTAACGCTGCCAAATGTACTAACCTGAAGATCTCAACTGATCTATCGCCTCTCTCATGCTGTTGAGTATCGTGCGGATGGCTTGAATAGTCTTGACAGTGATCGCAATCCAAGGCTTCTCTTTCTGGACCATTCCCAGTAGTTTTGTGACCGTCACTCGGTCCGTCTCGATCTTGTACTTCACCTCctctttgattttcttgttGTCGATCATGTAAGGAAGCATTTCCAAGACTTCGGTCTCTCCTACTGCGTAACTCTTACCTAGTTCGTACGTAAATGCCATTTTTTTATCTATCAAAGAATCTAAGTATTTGATCAGTTTCGGATAAAAAACACGGAGGTAACGAAGGAATCTCACGAATCGCACGAGGCGCAAAACGTCCATGATTTGTCGGATGATGAGCATCGAGCCCACGTCTACGTTGTGATAGGGAGTTGTCAAGTCATGGATGTGGTAAATAGTGTCTAGTATTACCGCTATCATTGCAAAGAAGTCTACTATGTTCCATCCAGATCTGAAACGAACCGTCGAGCGAAAGTAACGGTTATAATCTTTGCTCACTTGAAATATTTGCGAAATCCGTCCGGCCAAATGTGCAGCCAAGAGTTGGCCAAAATCTTCATCACAAATTCCCCGATGTAATGGATGCAGAAAAATAAATCCGTCGCTACAATTACATAATGCAAAGAAATGTCGTGCGGTGGTTTTGCTGCATCGGGTTTGAAGGAAGGATGGTAGTACTGGTCGATTCCGACAAAAATCGCGTTTAAGATGGTCACGACGAAAAAGTAACGTTCAAAAGCATTGCTCTGGACAACGTGATAACAAAGTCGCCTCCAGTACTCCTGAGGTGGTCTgcccaaaattttatgatcatGGGATAAAGTCTTGACACGCTTCCTGATAAAGCCGCTCAACCAACCCTTCAAAACGAATGAGTCGTCTTGTTTGGTGCACAGCCGGGGAAACAAACCTCTTCGTTGAATTTCTTCTGAAGGCCTTCGAGTGCGATTGTGGCTTCGTCTGTATCCATCGCCAGTTCGACCGCTTGACTTAAGATACGTATGGCTTCTTTGGACATCATTCCGTTCTCGTATTGTCTCGAATAGGACATCTTCTTCGCCTTGAGCACCCTCATCTTGGCCTCTCTGGAAGACAAGAACGATCGAGTCTAACAGCTTTTGAAAAGTTTCTAGTCCAAAACCTGGTCATTTCTTTCATCTCCTTGGCTGTCGGTTCTGGAGCTATCTCTTTTTTACAATCTGGACAATACGAAAACCGGTATCCCATGAAGAAACCGTCGTCGTCCTCCGCTTCTAAACCGATCTTGTATGGGTGCTTGATGGTAGTGGCGGCAATGACAGTTGCCCAATTCGTGTCGGCCAAGAACCTGTTTCGTGTCAGTCATTTTGCCCAAAAAGCTAACACTCACCTGTCCATCTTAAGTATTGCTATAGTTCTCTCTCGTTTGTTGAAAATATGTTTCATGCAGTTATTCATATTGACTTGCCTCGCCATGGAGATCTTCGTCAGCCCCATGAAATTTAGCACCGTTCGCAAGAAAGATCCATTAATTAGGAGCGCCAAGACGTAAACGCAGAAGTAATGACACATAAACTTTCTAGCCACCGGATGATTTTCGCTTCTCACATTAATTAAATGGACCCCGAGTATTAAACTGAAAGGACCCTTCAGTCCGGCACACACGCACACTATCATGTTCTTCAGGTTCATACCGTAGCCTAGTCTGCTCAAAATAGGCGAGAAGAGAAGGAAACACACGAAACGGATCAGGTAATACATCAAATAAGTGACCAAGATCAGTACGCCGTCTGTCCAATTCAGGAGAGGTATCGAATGTATTGCCATAAATATGGCCGCCCACAAAATGACAACTATATCCATGAGGACGCCAACCACTTTCCACATGTTTGTTAGGAACTTGTCGATGTCTTGAGGTAGTGACGTTCGTTCTAATCCCATCATGATCCCAACCATCAGGACCGACATCACTCCGTATCCGGAGATGTAAGCCTCCGAAATGGCGTACGTAAACAACGGAATCCCGAAGCACATCACTAGGATAGTAAGGCGATCTGTGGACATTTTTCGGAGCAGGATCTTGCCGATGTAACCGGCACCATAGCCCATGAGTAGACCTAACAAAGAAGCCCTTATTACCGTCGTAATCATTGACCTCCACAACTGAATGCCTTTAGAAGCAAGACCACAACTTCCTTTACTCACCCAGGCCTAATAAACGTAAAGCCAACAAACAGAACTGATGCCAATGGATCACCATTCCCACTATATATGAAAACATGAGCTTAGTGATGCCGAAAGCAAGAATAGTACTGATGAGGCCTTCGCCCTCTAAGAGGACGCCAAGATGGCGAGTCCGTGTCGACTGCTGCTTCAGCAAGTAGATCACAGGAGTGGGGTAGATGGGCGCGAGGTTTATCCCGAAAATTAAACCtattaaaatggcccacgtcGGATCGATTATCAGTCTCATTGTCACCCCAAACACAGAAGCGCTGATGAATGACACTGAAAGAGATCGTTCTTGCAATGTTTTCGCTTAAGAGAACACAACGGTACCGGGTATGGCCATAACCAGGATTTGCGGAAgagtttttaagaaaatgtgaatgtccaGACAGAATGAAATGCTGAAAGTTGTAATTGGAAGATAAACGTACACCATGTCGTCTGCAGATACGAGCATGTAGTCGGTGGCTTTCTCAAGGATATTGCAGTATAAACAAGATATCCCCCAAATTACTCCAAGAAAAGAGATCAACACAGCAGAAGGAAGTTGCACACTGTATTTCTggaaaatttcgaatttcaTGTCGTTTAAAAATAGGAATTATTGCTTTACTTACCGTAAGGACACTTCGTATAACACAAGATATCACAATACCACTGAAAATGATCATCAGCCCCATGTAGGGGGGAAAATGTTGACCATAATCTGTTAGAGTGTCGGTATCGTTACCGCAATTTATCTCCTGGATCAAGattaaaattgtcaacaacttGAACgtacacatttttacaattctaAGTATATGATGTAGTGATTTCACTTCTCCAGATGTAAAAGTgtagattaaataaattttgtttttctttttctaagATCACTACaatcttttaataataatgtcaagTCAAATATTTGATGTAAATGAAATCTAATTCTGTTTTGAAGAATCAAATTTTAGCTCAATTTCTGACGTTAAGAGACGTCACATTTTTCATAACTGTCAAGTAAGACAGTAATGTAAAGTAGTTACGTAAAGAGTTTACATAATTGGTCATGTTTTAAAGCATGCATACAATTAactgaataattaattaatgatgaTAAGTCAAGGTACATTATTTTAAGATTTATAAACGTTTGaaacgaaattattacaaaCACAATTCGTAAatttgtagatgtagatgctTTCAGTGTTTTTAAGATCTGAAATTATGCTAGCAGAACCTTTTCGTTGATGGTTCGCACCAGTCTTTAAACTTCTTATAGACTACAGCGTATCTTATTCTAGACTCTTCCGGGATTAAACTACCGATAGCAGCATTGGCGGATTCTTGAATATCGGAGGGTACTTCCATATCGCTGTTTGAAGACATTTTTGAGAATTAAGTACTGATGACTTCTTGTACAAATTcgatatttgtttattttagtgCAATCTTAAGCCTGGATTATAGTGAACATAACAGAACCGTAGCCGGATCCGCTTTCCGTACCGTAAAGTTAAACTCTGTGCCAGGCAATGAA contains these protein-coding regions:
- the LOC138123512 gene encoding sperm-specific sodium:proton exchanger-like gives rise to the protein MCTFKLLTILILIQEINCGNDTDTLTDYGQHFPPYMGLMIIFSGIVISCVIRSVLTKYSVQLPSAVLISFLGVIWGISCLYCNILEKATDYMLVSADDMVYVYLPITTFSISFCLDIHIFLKTLPQILVMAIPVSFISASVFGVTMRLIIDPTWAILIGLIFGINLAPIYPTPVIYLLKQQSTRTRHLGVLLEGEGLISTILAFGITKLMFSYIVGMVIHWHQFCLLALRLLGLGLLMGYGAGYIGKILLRKMSTDRLTILVMCFGIPLFTYAISEAYISGYGVMSVLMVGIMMGLERTSLPQDIDKFLTNMWKVVGVLMDIVVILWAAIFMAIHSIPLLNWTDGVLILVTYLMYYLIRFVCFLLFSPILSRLGYGMNLKNMIVCVCAGLKGPFSLILGVHLINVRSENHPVARKFMCHYFCVYVLALLINGSFLRTVLNFMGLTKISMARQVNMNNCMKHIFNKRERTIAILKMDRFLADTNWATVIAATTIKHPYKIGLEAEDDDGFFMGYRFSYCPDCKKEIAPEPTAKEMKEMTREAKMRVLKAKKMSYSRQYENGMMSKEAIRILSQAVELAMDTDEATIALEGLQKKFNEEGWLSGFIRKRVKTLSHDHKILGRPPQEYWRRLCYHVVQSNAFERYFFVVTILNAIFVGIDQYYHPSFKPDAAKPPHDISLHYVIVATDLFFCIHYIGEFVMKILANSWLHIWPDGFRKYFKSGWNIVDFFAMIAVILDTIYHIHDLTTPYHNVDVGSMLIIRQIMDVLRLVRFVRFLRYLRVFYPKLIKYLDSLIDKKMAFTYELGKSYAVGETEVLEMLPYMIDNKKIKEEVKYKIETDRVTVTKLLGMVQKEKPWIAITVKTIQAIRTILNSMREAIDQLRSSGWVDTYEQEKLMASLTELYKKVNSITAVQPSPPKVIFKEVAWMADDEVVIDFLFENVTVKKFEPGDVVFGLGNVADGIYIVVTGLFMIKYTPDTNVLESLHDYGRLPIADYLSCTQYEESVVDYIVSGNCIGELSTLTGRPYNSIITADAHSQVYVLSNGVIRRAMELNSDPIIGLECRIWKEVSIKIAIPLLMSVPAYQAFSQDQIKYALERAFMPNLSNYKIFAVTEMIQDVILIDGVAADFNTRELFVAPCCIPRTVQKLILPTSSLMNLAIDVITKLLIIPEKDVDEYDVMMLAEETCELVATGSSSRCLQHVVQQRRSRNRRRNRMRKMTSSTSRASRPGAASAASKAGSNISDWQSPSTDTTGSMVYFKGNVSDATSLFMGDSEEEEKRAFDYQDFRHRADSKQKTDSKHKTDTQSKHFDL